The following proteins come from a genomic window of Miscanthus floridulus cultivar M001 chromosome 2, ASM1932011v1, whole genome shotgun sequence:
- the LOC136540279 gene encoding IRK-interacting protein-like → MVSSPSPPLPTAASEPKQQQQRGGTKAAPEKADKKYAQVPTPLHHGHGGASKKTPRGAKGSGDAAADPAAYVAAVSCSDCRFKQRALAPASPGAVIRSLFVSLTRRSTPRSSPSATSASPAGDVEQWRLAAADLSRRLAAATRTRDEALEETTRLKHSLAELELKLARLESRVLPTPAAAAAFPVDSFLHAVSTARAAVRNLASALSTHLRSPSSPGPSLQSFLNRAFHADFELDTDADVHTPDPAGRCQANLAAYHAIAVLTWEEVLLHGTKHYSDGLSRFCDAKMSEVVSSLGWARARAWPEPLLQAFFLAAKGVWGVRLLARSVHPPLPVVRAERGARFDPRFMEDATTSRAGRLEPASVKMMVAPGFHVYLAGAGVVKCRVVCFYSSSNGRTGGHRDGGSSANGSVGLGSSCSDMNGSATDVVGSCKSSRVGLLHR, encoded by the coding sequence GCCTCGGAgccgaagcagcagcagcagcgaggcGGCACCAAGGCGGCGCCGGAGAAGGCCGACAAGAAGTACGCGCAAGTCCCGACGCCGCTCCACCACGGCCACGGCGGCGCCAGCAAGAAAACACCCCGCGGGGCCAAGGGCAGCGGCGACGCGGCCGCCGACCCGGCGGCGTACGTCGCGGCGGTGTCCTGCTCCGACTGCCGCTTCAAGCAGCGCGCCCTCGCGCCGGCGTCGCCCGGCGCCGTCATCCGCTCGCTGTTCGTCTCCCTCACCCGCCGCTCCACCCCGCGCTCGTCGCCGTCGGCCACGTCGGCCTCTCCCGCCGGGGACGTCGAGCAGTGGCGCCTCGCCGCGGCCGACCTCTCCCGCCGGCTCGCCGCGGCCACGCGCACGCGGGACGAGGCGCTGGAGGAGACCACGCGCCTGAAGCACTCCCTCGCCGAGCTGGAGCTCAAGCTCGCGCGCCTCGAGTCGCGCGTGCTCCCGAcccccgcggccgccgccgccttcccCGTCGACTCCTTCCTCCACGCCgtctccaccgcgcgcgccgccGTGCGGAACCTCGCGAGCGCGCTGTCCACCCACCTTCGCAGCCCCTCCAGCCCCGGCCCGAGCCTCCAGAGCTTCCTCAACCGCGCTTTCCACGCCGACTTCGAGCTCGACACCGACGCCGACGTCCACACCCCGGACCCGGCGGGCCGGTGCCAGGCCAACCTCGCGGCGTACCACGCCATCGCGGTGCTCACGTGGGAGGAGGTCCTGCTCCACGGCACCAAGCACTACAGCGACGGGCTCAGCCGCTTCTGCGACGCCAAGATGAGCGAGGTGGTGTCCTCGCTCGGGTGGGCGCGCGCGCGGGCGTGGCCCGAGCCGCTGCTGCAGGCCTTCTTCCTTGCCGCCAAGGGCGTGTGGGGCGTTCGCCTCCTGGCGCGGTCCGTCCACCCGCCGCTCCCCGTTGTGCGCGCGGAGCGAGGAGCGCGCTTCGACCCGCGGTTCATGGAGGACGCCACGACCAGCCGGGCGGGGAGGCTGGAACCGGCCAGCGTGAAGATGATGGTGGCGCCAGGGTTCCACGTCTACCTGGCCGGCGCGGGCGTGGTGAAGTGCAGGGTCGTGTGCTTCTACAGCAGCAGTAACGGCCGCACCGGCGGCCACAGAGATGGCGGGAGCAGCGCCAACGGCAGCGTGGGGTTGGGGAGTAGCTGTAGTGACATGAATGGGAGTGCTACAGACGTGGTTGGTAGCTGTAAGAGCAGTAGGGTAGGGTTGTTGCACAGGTAG